In Streptomyces sp. NBC_00878, a single window of DNA contains:
- the meaB gene encoding methylmalonyl Co-A mutase-associated GTPase MeaB: MAIQLDTYVKGVLDGKRALVARAITLVESTKPQHRALAQELLTELLPHSGKARRIGISGVPGVGKSTFIDAFGTLLTSLGYRVAVLAVDPSSSRTGGSILGDKTRMERLAVDPAAFIRPSPTAGTLGGVAKATRESIVVMEAAGYDVVLVETVGVGQSETAVANMVDSFLLLTLARTGDQLQGIKKGVLELADVIAVNKADGPHERDARGAARELAGALRLMHPADAAWTPPVLSCSAREGTGLDTVWERLEQHRTLLESTGRLAAKRRDQQVDWTWTMVRDELLGRLHADPTVRALAPDLERQVREGELTATLAAERILRAFETGPS; encoded by the coding sequence GTGGCGATCCAACTCGACACCTATGTGAAGGGCGTTCTCGACGGAAAGCGAGCGCTGGTGGCGCGCGCCATCACGCTCGTCGAGTCGACGAAGCCCCAACACCGCGCGCTGGCACAGGAGTTGCTGACCGAGCTGCTGCCGCACAGCGGGAAGGCGCGGCGGATCGGCATCAGCGGCGTGCCCGGCGTGGGCAAGTCGACGTTCATCGACGCGTTCGGGACCCTGCTCACCTCGCTCGGGTACCGGGTCGCGGTGCTCGCCGTCGACCCGTCGTCGAGCCGGACGGGCGGGTCCATCCTGGGCGACAAGACGCGCATGGAGCGCCTGGCCGTCGACCCTGCGGCCTTCATCCGCCCCTCCCCCACCGCCGGGACGCTCGGCGGGGTCGCGAAGGCGACCCGGGAGTCGATCGTGGTGATGGAGGCGGCCGGTTACGACGTGGTCCTCGTGGAGACGGTCGGCGTCGGCCAGTCCGAGACCGCGGTCGCGAACATGGTCGACTCCTTCCTGCTCCTGACCCTCGCCCGGACCGGCGACCAGTTGCAGGGCATCAAGAAGGGCGTCCTGGAACTGGCGGACGTCATCGCCGTCAACAAGGCGGACGGTCCGCACGAGCGTGACGCCCGGGGCGCGGCAAGGGAGTTGGCGGGCGCACTGCGGCTGATGCATCCGGCCGACGCGGCCTGGACCCCGCCGGTACTGAGTTGCAGCGCCCGGGAGGGCACCGGCCTGGACACGGTCTGGGAGCGCCTGGAACAGCACCGCACGCTCCTCGAATCCACCGGCCGCCTCGCCGCCAAGCGCCGCGACCAGCAGGTGGACTGGACGTGGACGATGGTCCGCGACGAACTCCTGGGCCGACTGCACGCAGATCCGACGGTCCGCGCACTGGCCCCGGACCTCGAACGCCAGGTAAGGGAAGGCGAGTTGACCGCAACCCTGGCGGCCGAGCGGATCCTGAGAGCCTTTGAAACCGGGCCGAGCTGA
- the metE gene encoding 5-methyltetrahydropteroyltriglutamate--homocysteine S-methyltransferase: MTAKSAAAAARATVYGYPRQGRGRELKKAIEGYWKGRVDADALRATAAELRRTNWRQLAEAGLHEVPTGDFSYYDHVLDTSVMVGAIPGRHRAAVEADALDGYFAMARGTQDVAPLEMTKWFDTNYHYLVPELGPDTVFTADSAKQVGELGEALALGLTARPVLVGPVTYLLLAKPAPGVPADFDPLTLLDRLLPVYAEVLADLRAAGADWAQLDEPALVQDRTPAELNAAARAYRDLGALTDRPKLLVASYFGRLGDALPVLAKAPVEGLALDFTEAAAANLDALARVGGLPGKRLVAGVVNGRNIWVNDLSASLATLGTLLGLADRVDVAASCSLLHVPLDATTERDIEPQILRWLAFARQKTAEIVTLAKGLAQGTGTITGELAANRADLASRAGSPITRDPAVRARATAVTQADARRSQPYAERATAQRAHLGLPLLPTTTIGSFPQTAELRTARADLRVGRLDAAGYGERIKAEIQEVIAFQEKTGIDVLVHGEPERNDMVQYFAEQLTGYLATQHGWVQSYGTRYVRPPILAGDISRPEPMTVRWTTYAQSLTDRPVKGMLTGPVTMLAWSFVRDDQPLGDTARQVALALRDEVNDLEAAGTSVIQVDEPALRETLPLRAADHPGYLAWATEAFRLTTAGVRPDTQIHTHMCYAEFGDIVQAIDDLDADVISLEAARSHMQVARELAAHGYPREAGPGVYDIHSPRVPSTDEAAALLRKGLEAIPAERLWVNPDCGLKTRGWPETRASLGNLVAAAQTVRAELPAN; this comes from the coding sequence GTGACAGCGAAGTCCGCAGCCGCGGCGGCACGGGCCACCGTGTACGGCTACCCCCGTCAGGGCAGGGGCCGGGAACTGAAGAAGGCGATCGAGGGGTACTGGAAGGGCCGCGTCGACGCCGACGCCCTCCGGGCCACCGCCGCCGAACTGCGCCGCACCAATTGGCGGCAACTGGCCGAGGCCGGCCTCCACGAAGTGCCGACCGGCGACTTCTCGTACTACGACCATGTCCTGGACACCAGCGTCATGGTCGGCGCGATCCCCGGGCGCCACCGCGCCGCGGTCGAGGCCGACGCGCTCGACGGCTACTTCGCGATGGCGCGCGGCACCCAGGACGTGGCGCCGCTGGAGATGACGAAGTGGTTCGACACCAACTACCACTATCTGGTACCGGAGTTGGGGCCGGACACCGTCTTCACCGCCGACTCCGCCAAGCAGGTGGGCGAACTCGGTGAGGCCCTCGCCCTGGGCCTCACCGCCCGCCCGGTCCTCGTCGGCCCCGTCACCTACCTCCTGCTCGCCAAGCCCGCGCCCGGCGTGCCCGCCGACTTCGACCCGCTGACCCTGCTGGACCGGCTGCTGCCCGTGTACGCCGAGGTCCTCGCCGATCTGCGGGCCGCGGGCGCGGACTGGGCGCAGCTCGACGAACCGGCCCTCGTCCAGGACCGCACACCCGCCGAACTCAACGCGGCCGCGCGCGCCTACCGCGACCTCGGCGCCCTCACCGACCGTCCCAAGCTGCTGGTCGCCTCGTACTTCGGCCGGCTCGGCGACGCACTGCCCGTGCTGGCCAAGGCTCCGGTGGAGGGTCTGGCGCTCGACTTCACCGAGGCCGCCGCGGCCAACCTGGACGCCCTGGCCAGGGTCGGCGGTCTGCCCGGCAAGCGCCTGGTCGCGGGCGTGGTCAACGGCCGCAACATCTGGGTGAACGACCTGTCGGCGTCCCTCGCCACGCTCGGCACACTGCTCGGGCTGGCCGACCGGGTCGACGTGGCCGCCTCCTGCTCACTGCTCCATGTCCCCCTCGACGCCACCACCGAACGCGACATCGAACCGCAGATCCTGCGCTGGCTCGCCTTCGCCCGCCAGAAGACCGCCGAGATCGTCACCCTCGCCAAGGGCCTCGCCCAGGGCACCGGCACGATCACCGGCGAACTCGCCGCCAACCGTGCCGACTTGGCCTCCCGCGCGGGCTCCCCCATCACCCGCGACCCGGCCGTACGGGCCCGCGCCACCGCGGTCACACAGGCCGACGCCCGCCGTTCCCAGCCGTACGCCGAGCGGGCCACGGCCCAGCGCGCCCACCTCGGGCTGCCCCTGCTGCCGACCACCACCATCGGCTCCTTCCCGCAGACCGCCGAACTGCGCACCGCTCGGGCCGACTTGCGTGTCGGCCGGCTCGACGCGGCCGGATACGGGGAGCGCATCAAGGCGGAGATCCAGGAGGTGATCGCCTTCCAGGAGAAGACCGGCATCGACGTCCTCGTGCACGGCGAGCCCGAACGCAACGACATGGTCCAGTACTTCGCCGAGCAGCTGACGGGCTACCTCGCCACGCAGCACGGCTGGGTCCAGTCCTACGGCACCCGCTATGTCCGCCCGCCGATCCTGGCCGGCGACATCTCCCGCCCGGAACCGATGACGGTGCGCTGGACGACGTACGCCCAGTCGCTCACCGACCGCCCGGTCAAGGGCATGCTCACCGGACCGGTCACCATGCTCGCCTGGTCCTTCGTCCGCGACGACCAGCCGCTCGGGGACACCGCCCGGCAGGTCGCCCTCGCCCTGCGCGACGAGGTGAACGACCTTGAGGCGGCCGGGACTTCGGTCATCCAGGTCGACGAACCCGCCCTGCGCGAAACCCTGCCGCTGCGCGCCGCCGACCACCCCGGCTATCTGGCGTGGGCCACCGAGGCGTTCCGCCTCACCACGGCCGGGGTCCGGCCGGACACCCAGATCCACACCCACATGTGCTACGCCGAGTTCGGCGACATCGTCCAGGCCATCGACGACCTCGACGCCGACGTCATCAGCCTGGAGGCCGCCCGCTCCCATATGCAGGTCGCCCGCGAACTGGCCGCGCACGGCTACCCGCGCGAGGCCGGGCCCGGCGTCTACGACATCCACTCACCGCGCGTCCCGAGCACGGACGAGGCAGCCGCCCTGCTGCGCAAGGGACTTGAGGCCATCCCGGCCGAACGGCTGTGGGTCAACCCCGACTGCGGCCTGAAGACCCGCGGCTGGCCCGAGACCCGGGCGTCCCTGGGGAACCTGGTCGCGGCCGCCCAGACGGTCCGCGCGGAGCTGCCCGCCAACTGA
- the bla gene encoding class A beta-lactamase: protein MALGAGTALVAAAPTVAQASAPGGVGLSGLSGLSGRLSDLEREHSARLGVLAHDTATGRTVAYRADELFPMCSVFKTLTAAAVLRDLDRDGEFLARRIRYTKEYVTAAGYAPITGTDENVAGGMTVEQLCAAAVSHSDNGAANLLLRELDGPTAVTRFCRSVGDRTTRLDRWEPELNSAEPWRTTDITSPRAIGRTYARLVIGGALPSEDRERLTGWLIANTTNTERFRAGLPGDWTLADKTGGGSSYGVANDVGVVWPPGRPPLVLAVLSTTHSPEGPSDNPLVARAAELVATELT, encoded by the coding sequence CTGGCCCTCGGCGCCGGCACAGCACTGGTGGCGGCCGCCCCGACCGTGGCACAGGCCTCAGCTCCCGGCGGAGTCGGCCTCTCCGGACTCTCTGGACTCTCCGGACGGCTGAGCGACCTGGAGCGGGAGCACTCCGCGCGCCTCGGTGTCCTCGCCCACGACACGGCCACGGGCCGGACCGTCGCGTACCGCGCGGACGAACTCTTCCCCATGTGCTCGGTGTTCAAGACGCTCACGGCCGCGGCCGTCCTGCGGGACCTCGACCGCGACGGTGAGTTCCTGGCCCGGCGCATCCGGTACACCAAGGAGTACGTCACGGCCGCGGGCTACGCCCCGATCACGGGCACCGACGAGAACGTCGCGGGCGGCATGACCGTCGAGCAACTGTGCGCCGCCGCCGTCTCCCACAGTGACAACGGGGCCGCGAACCTCCTCCTGCGCGAGCTGGACGGACCGACCGCGGTCACCCGGTTCTGCCGCTCGGTCGGCGACCGGACGACCCGGCTCGACCGGTGGGAACCCGAGCTGAACTCGGCCGAACCGTGGCGCACGACCGACATCACCAGCCCTCGCGCCATCGGGCGGACCTACGCACGGCTCGTCATCGGCGGGGCGCTTCCGTCCGAGGACCGCGAACGCCTGACCGGGTGGCTCATCGCCAACACCACCAACACCGAGCGTTTCCGCGCCGGCCTGCCCGGCGACTGGACCCTCGCGGACAAGACCGGGGGCGGCTCGTCGTACGGGGTCGCCAACGACGTGGGTGTCGTATGGCCTCCCGGACGGCCGCCCCTGGTGCTGGCCGTCCTGTCGACCACGCACTCCCCCGAGGGCCCCTCGGACAACCCGCTGGTCGCCAGGGCGGCCGAGCTGGTGGCGACGGAACTCACCTGA
- a CDS encoding carbohydrate ABC transporter permease, producing the protein MTTSTVAVRKPVAWHRIALHLGCLAALLVMLYPLAWLLATSLKPANEVIASLDLLPSSLEWSNYQTALDGVNDVSVWQLLGNSLFIAGGAVVGNVLSCSLAAYAFARLRFRFRGPLFAFMIATIMLPHHAVLIPQYIIFNQLGMVNTYWPLILPKFLATEAFFVFLIVQFMRGLPRELEEAARIDGCGPFRSFFLVILPLTRPALITTAIFTFIWTWNDFFTQLIYLFSPEKFTLTLALRSFVDASSQSAFGPMFAMSVIALLPIVLFFLAFQRFLVEGMANSGIKG; encoded by the coding sequence ATGACCACCTCAACTGTCGCCGTACGCAAGCCGGTTGCCTGGCATCGCATCGCCCTGCACCTCGGCTGTCTGGCCGCGCTGCTCGTGATGCTGTACCCGCTGGCATGGCTGCTCGCCACCTCGCTCAAGCCCGCCAACGAGGTGATCGCCAGCCTCGACCTGCTGCCCAGCAGCCTGGAGTGGTCCAACTACCAGACAGCCCTCGACGGCGTGAACGACGTCTCCGTGTGGCAGCTGCTCGGCAACTCCCTGTTCATCGCGGGCGGCGCGGTCGTCGGGAACGTACTGAGCTGCTCACTGGCCGCGTACGCCTTCGCCCGGCTGCGCTTCCGCTTCCGCGGTCCGCTCTTCGCGTTCATGATCGCGACGATCATGCTGCCGCACCACGCCGTGCTGATCCCGCAGTACATCATCTTCAACCAGCTCGGCATGGTGAACACCTACTGGCCGCTGATCCTGCCCAAGTTCCTTGCCACGGAGGCGTTCTTCGTCTTCCTCATCGTGCAGTTCATGCGCGGGCTGCCGCGCGAGCTGGAGGAGGCGGCGCGCATTGACGGCTGCGGCCCGTTCCGGAGCTTCTTCCTGGTGATCCTGCCGCTGACGCGACCCGCGCTGATCACGACCGCGATCTTCACCTTCATCTGGACCTGGAACGACTTCTTCACCCAGCTGATCTATCTCTTCTCGCCGGAGAAGTTCACGCTCACGCTGGCGCTCAGGTCGTTCGTGGACGCGTCCAGCCAGTCCGCGTTCGGCCCGATGTTCGCGATGTCGGTGATCGCCCTTCTCCCGATCGTGCTGTTCTTCCTCGCCTTCCAGCGGTTCCTGGTCGAGGGCATGGCGAACTCCGGGATCAAGGGATGA
- a CDS encoding carbohydrate ABC transporter permease — translation MTTTQIPTAVRTPDVDPPSKPRRRQREGAAWVFLSPWVLGAAVLTLLPMAVSLYLSFTDYDLFNPPQWVGLRNYTQMFTEDPRYWRSVVATLTYVVIAVPLQLGLALVVALALKNMRRGKGFYRSAFYAPSLLGTSMSIALVWRAIFNDGGTVDNLLGTGGWVNKPGWALFAVALLTVWQFGAPMVIFLAGLQQIPTELYEAASVDGASRWRQFLSITVPMLSPVIFFNLVLQTIQAFQVFTPAFAVSAGKGGPADSTLFYTLYLYDRGFVASHMGYASAMAWVLLLVIGAVTAVLFRTSRSWVFYASEGDR, via the coding sequence ATGACCACCACACAGATACCAACAGCCGTACGCACGCCGGACGTCGACCCGCCGAGCAAGCCGCGGCGACGCCAACGCGAGGGCGCCGCCTGGGTGTTCCTCTCGCCCTGGGTCCTCGGCGCCGCCGTACTGACCCTGCTGCCCATGGCCGTCTCGCTCTATCTCTCCTTCACCGACTACGACTTGTTCAACCCGCCCCAGTGGGTGGGCCTGCGCAACTACACGCAGATGTTCACCGAGGATCCGCGCTACTGGCGCTCGGTCGTCGCGACCCTGACGTACGTCGTCATCGCCGTACCCCTCCAACTCGGCCTCGCGCTGGTCGTCGCGCTCGCCCTGAAGAACATGAGGCGCGGCAAGGGCTTCTACCGCTCCGCCTTCTACGCGCCCTCCCTGCTCGGCACCTCGATGTCCATAGCCCTCGTGTGGCGGGCCATCTTCAACGACGGCGGTACGGTCGACAACCTCCTCGGCACCGGCGGCTGGGTCAACAAGCCCGGCTGGGCACTCTTCGCCGTCGCCCTGCTGACGGTGTGGCAGTTCGGCGCTCCCATGGTCATCTTCCTCGCCGGACTCCAGCAGATCCCCACGGAGCTGTACGAGGCGGCGTCGGTGGACGGGGCGAGTCGCTGGCGGCAGTTCCTGTCCATCACCGTGCCCATGCTCTCCCCGGTGATCTTCTTCAACCTGGTGCTCCAGACCATCCAGGCCTTCCAGGTCTTCACCCCCGCCTTCGCGGTGAGCGCGGGCAAGGGCGGCCCCGCCGACTCGACACTCTTCTACACGCTCTACCTCTACGACCGCGGCTTCGTCGCCTCCCACATGGGCTACGCCTCCGCGATGGCCTGGGTACTGCTCCTCGTCATCGGCGCCGTCACCGCCGTACTGTTCCGCACCTCGCGCTCCTGGGTCTTCTACGCGTCCGAGGGGGACCGATGA
- a CDS encoding ABC transporter substrate-binding protein, with amino-acid sequence MPGIRTRESWKLRVAAATATLAFCSVLVGCSGSGESTSAGGSVSLRYTWWGNPDRAARTQEAVELFEKKHPGIDVQTSFAGYEPYKQKLATQAAGGDAPDVMQLDYRMIDQYATGGVLLDLGEQESVLKTGEFEPGLLATGKVDGKLYAIPQGRGSETMVYDTTRWKAAGVELPKQGWTWTDWADAMRALAEKTGKPGGTDPGQSEDAFEVWLRGQGKSLYTEDKRLGFTADDLTRWWTFTDKLRREGAVSSAEQTTQLDGSVENTPLGRGTAFSEMNWDAPASGYLALVPDGVSLAPMPSNEDGTPGQYFKPSMFMGVAADTSHPKESAQLVDFMLNDREAAKIVGASRGIPVNESIRDEIATDLKDFDKTIYEYQAPFEGKLNAPPQAPPSGDSALQTTFQRDYDQVSYERLSPREAAENYVTEAKAELRS; translated from the coding sequence ATGCCCGGAATCAGGACAAGGGAGTCCTGGAAGCTCCGCGTCGCGGCGGCCACGGCGACGCTGGCGTTCTGCTCAGTGCTCGTCGGCTGCTCAGGATCGGGCGAATCGACCAGCGCGGGCGGCTCGGTCTCACTGCGCTACACCTGGTGGGGCAACCCGGACCGGGCCGCCAGGACGCAGGAGGCCGTCGAGCTCTTCGAGAAGAAGCACCCGGGCATCGACGTACAGACCTCGTTCGCGGGATACGAACCGTACAAGCAGAAGCTCGCCACCCAGGCCGCCGGCGGCGACGCCCCCGACGTGATGCAGCTCGACTACCGGATGATCGACCAGTACGCCACAGGAGGCGTGCTCCTCGACCTCGGCGAACAGGAATCCGTCCTGAAGACGGGGGAGTTCGAGCCGGGGCTGCTCGCCACCGGCAAGGTGGACGGAAAGCTGTACGCCATCCCGCAGGGCCGGGGCTCCGAGACCATGGTGTACGACACCACGCGGTGGAAGGCCGCCGGAGTCGAACTGCCCAAGCAGGGCTGGACCTGGACCGACTGGGCCGACGCCATGCGCGCGCTGGCCGAGAAGACCGGCAAGCCCGGCGGCACCGACCCCGGGCAGAGCGAGGACGCCTTCGAGGTCTGGCTGCGCGGCCAGGGCAAGTCCCTGTACACGGAGGACAAGCGACTCGGTTTCACCGCCGACGATCTCACACGGTGGTGGACCTTCACCGACAAGCTGCGGCGCGAGGGTGCGGTCTCGTCCGCCGAGCAGACGACACAGCTCGACGGCTCGGTCGAGAACACTCCGCTGGGCCGTGGCACGGCCTTCTCCGAGATGAACTGGGATGCCCCGGCGAGCGGTTACCTCGCCCTCGTCCCGGACGGGGTCTCGCTCGCCCCCATGCCGTCGAACGAGGACGGCACGCCCGGCCAGTACTTCAAGCCCTCCATGTTCATGGGCGTCGCGGCCGACACGAGCCATCCCAAGGAATCCGCTCAGCTCGTCGACTTCATGCTCAACGACAGGGAGGCGGCGAAGATCGTCGGCGCGAGCCGCGGCATCCCGGTCAACGAGTCGATCCGCGACGAGATCGCCACGGACCTCAAGGACTTCGACAAGACCATCTACGAGTACCAGGCCCCCTTCGAAGGCAAGCTCAACGCCCCGCCCCAGGCGCCCCCTTCGGGAGACAGCGCCCTGCAGACCACCTTCCAGCGCGACTACGACCAGGTGTCGTACGAGCGGCTGTCGCCCCGCGAGGCGGCCGAGAACTACGTCACCGAGGCGAAGGCGGAGCTGAGGTCATGA